In Simplicispira sp. 125, one DNA window encodes the following:
- a CDS encoding cation diffusion facilitator family transporter, producing MQFNDLADSHEDTEHSRAERTAAASRSTWVSVGVNLVLSSIQIVVGVFSKSQGLIADGIHSLSDLVADFVVLFANHHAQKEADEEHPYGHQRFETAASLVLGLLLLGVGVGMLWQAAIKLENPAEVPKVHVMALWVAGAALVGKELLFRYMLAVAKRVKSSMLVANAWHARSDAASSLVVGIGIAGNLMGYPLLDPIAALIVGFMVAKMGWEFGWDALHDLMDRSVDEQEVQAIRQTLLDTPGVSGVHDVRTRKMGDMVVVDAHLEVNAALTVEAGHDIAVLARQRVLQRHRVLNLMTHVDPWRKPDLDHAPLPVRGSTAQE from the coding sequence ATGCAATTCAACGACCTCGCAGACAGCCACGAAGACACCGAACACAGCCGCGCAGAGCGCACGGCCGCTGCGTCGCGCAGCACCTGGGTGAGCGTGGGGGTCAACCTGGTGCTTTCCAGCATCCAGATCGTGGTGGGCGTTTTTTCCAAATCGCAAGGCCTGATTGCCGACGGCATTCACTCGCTGTCCGACCTGGTGGCCGACTTCGTGGTGCTGTTTGCCAACCACCATGCCCAGAAAGAGGCCGACGAGGAGCACCCCTACGGCCATCAGCGCTTTGAAACCGCCGCCTCACTGGTGCTGGGCCTGTTGCTGCTGGGCGTGGGCGTAGGCATGCTGTGGCAGGCCGCCATCAAGCTGGAAAACCCCGCCGAAGTGCCCAAGGTGCACGTGATGGCCCTGTGGGTGGCTGGCGCGGCGCTGGTGGGCAAAGAGCTTTTGTTTCGCTACATGCTGGCGGTGGCCAAGCGCGTCAAGTCGAGCATGCTGGTGGCCAATGCCTGGCATGCCCGCTCGGATGCGGCCTCGTCGCTGGTGGTGGGGATCGGCATTGCCGGCAACCTGATGGGCTACCCGCTCCTGGATCCGATTGCGGCGTTGATCGTCGGTTTTATGGTGGCCAAAATGGGCTGGGAGTTTGGCTGGGACGCGCTGCACGACCTGATGGACCGCTCGGTGGACGAGCAGGAGGTGCAGGCCATCCGCCAAACGCTGCTCGACACCCCAGGTGTGAGTGGCGTACACGATGTGCGTACACGCAAAATGGGCGACATGGTCGTGGTGGATGCGCACCTGGAGGTCAACGCCGCGCTCACTGTCGAGGCAGGTCACGACATTGCCGTACTGGCGCGCCAGCGGGTGCTGCAAAGGCACCGCGTGCTCAACCTGATGACCCATGTGGACCCCTGGCGCAAGCCCGATCTGGACCATGCGCCGCTGCCCGTGCGCGGCAGTACCGCACAAGAGTAA
- a CDS encoding ABC transporter permease: MSSVAPSLSPSRRAWLRFKRNRLGYWSLVVFCVLVALSLCAELVSNDRPLIVRYEGQTYFPMLKDYPETTFGGDFLTPTDYLDPFIQQKLSQGSNWALYTLNPYGPNTLNYFAKAPNPSAPTPDNWLGTDDRGRDLAAQLLYGFRVSVLFALALTVTGVLLGVVTGAIQGFFGGKTDLAFQRFIEIWGSMPELYLLIIFSAVFAPSISLLLILLSLFGWMGLSDYVRAEFLRNRQLDYVKAARALGVGNWQIIWRHILPNSLTPVVTFLPFRMSAAILALTSLDFLGLGVPPGTPSLGELLSQGKNSIDAWWISLSTFAVLVVTLLLLTFMGDALRDALDPRKAEK; encoded by the coding sequence ATGTCTTCTGTTGCGCCCTCCCTTTCCCCTTCGCGCCGCGCCTGGCTGCGGTTCAAGCGCAACCGCCTGGGCTATTGGAGCCTGGTGGTTTTTTGCGTGCTGGTGGCGCTGAGCCTGTGCGCCGAGCTGGTCAGCAACGACCGGCCGCTGATCGTGCGCTACGAGGGGCAGACCTATTTCCCGATGCTCAAGGACTACCCCGAGACCACGTTCGGCGGCGACTTTCTCACGCCCACCGACTATCTCGATCCGTTCATCCAACAAAAACTCAGCCAAGGCAGCAACTGGGCGCTCTACACCCTCAACCCCTACGGCCCCAACACGCTGAACTATTTTGCCAAGGCGCCCAACCCTTCTGCGCCCACACCGGACAACTGGCTAGGCACCGATGACCGGGGGCGCGATCTGGCGGCGCAGCTGCTTTACGGCTTTCGGGTCAGTGTTCTGTTTGCGTTGGCGCTCACGGTGACCGGCGTGCTATTGGGGGTGGTCACTGGCGCCATCCAGGGTTTCTTTGGCGGCAAGACCGACCTGGCGTTTCAGCGCTTCATCGAAATCTGGGGCTCCATGCCTGAGCTGTATCTGCTCATCATTTTCAGCGCCGTTTTTGCGCCCAGCATTTCGCTGCTGCTCATCTTGCTGAGTTTGTTTGGCTGGATGGGCCTGTCGGACTACGTACGTGCCGAGTTTTTGCGCAACCGCCAACTCGATTACGTGAAGGCTGCGCGGGCCCTGGGCGTGGGCAATTGGCAAATCATCTGGCGCCACATCCTGCCCAACAGCCTCACGCCGGTGGTCACGTTTTTGCCGTTTCGCATGAGTGCGGCCATTTTGGCGTTGACATCGCTCGATTTTCTCGGTTTAGGCGTGCCGCCGGGGACACCATCGCTGGGTGAATTGCTCAGCCAGGGCAAGAACAGCATCGATGCCTGGTGGATCTCGCTGTCCACCTTTGCGGTATTGGTGGTCACGCTCCTGCTGCTGACCTTTATGGGCGATGCGCTGCGCGATGCGCTCGACCCTCGAAAGGCTGAAAAATGA
- a CDS encoding DUF86 domain-containing protein — MHDDVLINKVATIERCVARAREEYFRDPGSFGTDFTRQDAAILNIQRACEAALDMGQHLIRRERLGIPQSARDVFALLAQGGWIALALAEGLKRMVGFRNIAVHDYKALQLPITVAIIEKHLDEFLQYSQAVLLGRPKA; from the coding sequence ATGCATGATGACGTATTGATCAACAAGGTGGCAACGATTGAGCGCTGCGTGGCGCGAGCGCGGGAAGAGTATTTCCGCGATCCCGGCAGCTTTGGCACGGATTTCACTCGGCAGGACGCCGCCATCCTCAACATACAGCGTGCCTGCGAAGCGGCGCTGGACATGGGCCAGCACCTGATACGGCGCGAGCGCTTGGGCATACCGCAAAGTGCGCGCGATGTCTTTGCACTGCTGGCGCAAGGCGGCTGGATCGCTCTCGCCCTCGCCGAAGGGTTGAAGCGCATGGTGGGCTTTCGCAACATTGCGGTGCACGATTACAAAGCCCTTCAGCTTCCCATTACCGTGGCCATCATCGAGAAGCATCTTGACGAATTCTTGCAATACAGCCAAGCCGTATTGCTTGGGCGCCCAAAAGCGTGA
- a CDS encoding lipocalin family protein, producing the protein MHLPPPLRRAPWLPLVLGGGALICVLALSACATRVPPGIQPVDFDVDRYAGHWYEVARIDHIFEKGLVRTGADYRRNDDGTIRVVNRGFDPERRQWKQSTGKARFVGAPTQAALKVSFFGPFYGGYNVVALDPQYQWAMVVGSSLDYFWILSRTPTLAQDVKDKLMDQARALGVDEQQVLWVPQEGASTTD; encoded by the coding sequence ATGCATTTGCCTCCCCCTCTGCGCCGCGCCCCCTGGCTGCCCCTTGTCCTGGGCGGCGGCGCACTGATTTGCGTTCTGGCGCTGAGCGCCTGCGCCACGCGCGTGCCGCCGGGCATACAGCCGGTGGACTTTGATGTGGACCGCTACGCGGGCCACTGGTACGAGGTCGCGCGCATCGACCATATTTTTGAAAAAGGCCTGGTGCGCACCGGCGCCGACTACCGCCGCAACGACGACGGCACGATCCGCGTGGTCAACCGGGGCTTTGATCCCGAGCGACGGCAGTGGAAGCAGTCGACAGGCAAGGCTCGCTTTGTGGGTGCGCCCACGCAAGCGGCGCTGAAGGTGTCGTTCTTTGGCCCGTTTTATGGCGGCTACAACGTGGTGGCGCTCGACCCGCAGTACCAGTGGGCGATGGTGGTCGGCTCCAGCCTGGATTACTTCTGGATCCTGTCGCGCACACCCACACTGGCCCAGGATGTCAAAGACAAACTCATGGATCAGGCCCGTGCACTGGGCGTGGATGAGCAGCAGGTCCTGTGGGTGCCGCAAGAGGGTGCGAGCACCACAGACTGA
- a CDS encoding RNB domain-containing ribonuclease, which yields MSDTPNDPTAALASTATIARRSDLVRLAVVAMQAHGLAPEFSADALAEMAAIAGPSQESGAGIEDMRALLWCSIDDDDSQDIDQLSVCHEAKDGWRVLVAIADVDALVHKDSAIDLHAQVNTASVYTAARVFPMLPERLSTDLTSLGAHKDRLAIVTEMVVDAQGQVSSFRICRAQVRNQAKLAYDSLAAWLDGNGELPAAARAVPGMDAQLRGQDAAAQALRKRRTAHGALQFETFEARAQVQGEQVVAILQRAHNRARQLIEEFMVATNICTAQFLEKHGGLAMRRVVRSPERWSRVVEVAKKLGDTLPAEPDAKALEAFLERRREADPLRFPDLSLTIVQLMGAGEYVVEDAQPGAPVDHSKTVAVEDYGHFGLAIRDYAHSTAPNRRYPDLISHRLVKAVLASLHSPYSVPELQALAEHCNRQESAAKKVERSLRKSEAALFLQDKRGAEFDAIVTGKNNRGTWVRTLVPPVEGKLMNAGPEVDVGEKLRVKLISTDVAQGFIDFAPSP from the coding sequence ATGAGTGATACCCCCAACGACCCAACTGCCGCCCTCGCATCCACCGCCACCATTGCCCGCCGCAGCGATCTGGTGCGGCTTGCCGTGGTGGCCATGCAGGCACATGGACTGGCCCCTGAGTTCTCTGCCGACGCACTGGCCGAAATGGCGGCCATTGCCGGTCCGTCGCAGGAGTCGGGCGCCGGTATCGAGGACATGCGCGCGCTGCTGTGGTGCTCGATTGACGACGATGATTCGCAGGACATCGACCAGTTGAGCGTCTGCCACGAAGCAAAAGACGGCTGGCGCGTGCTGGTCGCCATTGCCGATGTCGATGCGCTGGTGCACAAAGACTCGGCCATCGACCTGCATGCGCAGGTCAACACTGCTTCGGTCTATACCGCAGCGCGCGTGTTTCCCATGCTGCCCGAGCGGCTCTCCACCGACCTGACCTCGCTGGGTGCGCACAAGGATCGCCTGGCCATCGTCACAGAAATGGTGGTGGACGCGCAGGGGCAGGTGAGCAGTTTCAGAATCTGCCGTGCCCAGGTGCGCAACCAGGCCAAGCTGGCCTACGACTCGCTCGCGGCCTGGCTGGACGGCAATGGCGAGCTGCCCGCTGCCGCCCGCGCAGTACCCGGTATGGATGCGCAGCTGCGAGGTCAGGACGCTGCCGCCCAGGCGCTGCGCAAACGCCGCACCGCACACGGTGCGCTGCAGTTCGAAACTTTTGAGGCGCGCGCCCAGGTGCAAGGCGAGCAGGTGGTCGCCATCCTCCAGCGTGCGCACAACCGCGCGCGCCAGCTGATCGAAGAATTCATGGTGGCGACCAACATTTGCACCGCGCAGTTTCTGGAGAAACACGGTGGCCTGGCCATGCGCCGCGTGGTGCGCTCGCCCGAGCGCTGGAGCCGCGTGGTCGAGGTGGCCAAAAAATTGGGCGACACATTGCCCGCCGAGCCCGACGCGAAAGCACTGGAAGCCTTTCTGGAGCGCCGCCGCGAGGCCGACCCGCTGCGCTTTCCCGACCTGTCGCTCACCATCGTGCAGTTGATGGGCGCGGGCGAATACGTGGTTGAAGATGCCCAGCCTGGCGCCCCGGTGGACCATTCGAAAACCGTGGCGGTCGAAGACTATGGCCATTTTGGCCTGGCGATTCGGGACTACGCACACTCGACCGCGCCCAACCGCCGCTACCCCGATCTCATCAGCCACCGGCTGGTCAAGGCCGTGCTGGCGAGCCTGCATTCGCCCTACAGCGTGCCTGAGCTGCAGGCCCTGGCCGAGCACTGCAACCGCCAGGAAAGCGCTGCCAAAAAAGTGGAACGAAGCCTGCGCAAATCCGAGGCTGCGCTGTTCTTGCAAGACAAGAGGGGTGCCGAGTTCGACGCCATCGTCACCGGCAAAAACAACCGGGGCACTTGGGTGCGCACGCTTGTGCCACCGGTTGAGGGAAAGCTGATGAATGCCGGGCCCGAGGTCGACGTGGGCGAGAAGCTGCGCGTCAAGCTGATCAGCACCGATGTGGCCCAGGGATTTATCGACTTTGCGCCCAGCCCGTGA
- a CDS encoding ABC transporter permease subunit, whose amino-acid sequence MFAYILKRILLMLPTLLGVLLLTFAVVQFVPGGPVEQYLAEAKAGAAGAEGGGMGYRGAQGVDPKRLEQIKAQYGFDKPPAERFVQMLGQFARFDLGRSFFQNKDVWQLVKEKLPVSISLGLWTFFISYLVAVPLGVAKAVRAGSRFDLVTTLLILVGYAIPGFVLGVALLVIFGGQLQWFPLRGLTSSNWDELGWGARIVDYLWHITLPIIAMVLGSFAVTAMLTKNAFLEEIRKQYVLTARAKGLSERQVLWKHVFRNALIPIITGFPAAFIGAFFTGSLLIETLFSLDGLGLLSYESVIRRDYPVVLGTLYLFTLIGLFTKLISDLCYVWVDPRVKFD is encoded by the coding sequence ATGTTTGCCTACATCCTCAAACGCATCCTGCTCATGCTGCCCACGCTGCTGGGCGTGCTGCTGCTTACTTTTGCCGTGGTGCAGTTTGTTCCCGGCGGGCCGGTGGAGCAGTACCTGGCCGAGGCCAAGGCCGGAGCGGCGGGCGCGGAAGGTGGTGGCATGGGCTACCGGGGCGCGCAGGGTGTGGACCCCAAGCGCTTGGAGCAGATCAAGGCGCAGTACGGTTTTGACAAGCCGCCGGCCGAGCGCTTTGTGCAAATGCTGGGCCAGTTCGCACGTTTCGACCTGGGCCGCAGCTTTTTCCAGAACAAGGATGTGTGGCAACTGGTGAAAGAGAAGCTCCCGGTGTCGATCAGCCTGGGGCTCTGGACCTTCTTCATCAGCTATCTGGTGGCCGTGCCGCTGGGCGTGGCCAAGGCGGTGCGCGCCGGGTCGCGCTTTGATCTGGTGACTACGCTGCTCATCCTGGTGGGCTATGCCATTCCCGGCTTCGTGCTCGGGGTGGCCTTGCTGGTCATCTTTGGTGGGCAGTTGCAGTGGTTTCCGCTGCGCGGACTGACGTCGAGCAACTGGGATGAACTGGGCTGGGGTGCGCGCATCGTGGATTACCTCTGGCACATCACCCTGCCCATCATCGCTATGGTGCTGGGCAGCTTTGCGGTGACAGCCATGCTGACCAAGAACGCCTTTCTGGAAGAGATCCGCAAACAGTATGTGCTGACGGCGCGCGCCAAGGGGCTCTCGGAACGCCAGGTGCTTTGGAAGCATGTGTTTCGCAATGCGCTCATTCCCATCATTACGGGCTTCCCGGCGGCGTTCATTGGGGCGTTTTTTACCGGCTCGCTGCTCATCGAGACACTGTTCTCGCTCGATGGCCTGGGTCTGCTCAGCTACGAGAGCGTGATTCGGCGGGATTATCCCGTGGTGCTGGGCACGCTGTACCTTTTTACGCTGATCGGCCTGTTCACCAAGCTGATCTCTGATCTTTGTTATGTGTGGGTAGACCCGCGGGTCAAGTTCGATTGA
- a CDS encoding nucleotidyltransferase domain-containing protein: MAIDISVAQETVERIVGMLQRRVPGLLAVYGFGSRIQGAARADSDLDMAVLVAGYADVLLLWQLSGELADIAGCAVDLLDLRAASTVMQYQIITTGVRWWAKDAQAALFESAILSEKTALDTARAGLLGDIALRGTVYA; the protein is encoded by the coding sequence ATGGCAATAGATATTTCTGTGGCGCAAGAGACGGTCGAACGCATCGTAGGCATGCTGCAGCGTCGCGTGCCCGGGCTGCTTGCCGTCTACGGATTTGGCAGCCGGATCCAAGGCGCGGCGCGTGCCGACAGTGACCTCGACATGGCTGTACTCGTGGCGGGATATGCCGACGTTCTGCTGCTCTGGCAACTCTCGGGCGAACTGGCAGACATCGCCGGGTGTGCGGTCGATCTGCTGGATTTGCGCGCCGCTTCCACCGTGATGCAGTACCAGATCATCACGACCGGGGTGCGTTGGTGGGCCAAGGACGCACAGGCGGCCTTGTTCGAGAGCGCTATCCTGAGTGAGAAAACGGCCCTGGATACGGCCAGGGCGGGATTGCTGGGTGACATTGCCCTGCGTGGAACCGTGTATGCATGA
- a CDS encoding cation-translocating P-type ATPase, which produces MPPQTGLSAAEAARLLAQEGPNLLPGSAPKTTFAIVRDVLTEPMFLMLLAAGGIYLALGDRAEAIFLLSFVFVVIGITLVQERKTQRALESLRDLSAPRALVIRDGQEQRIAGRDVVCGDLLVLHEGDRIAADAQLLEGLLEVDESLLTGEAVPVAKLPAAQGAQGSASAGATAASAGPPQARPAPLEGSAAHEVASVGAMLFASTVVTRGVGVAQVQATAAHTAVGSIGADLAATTEAVSALQEGSRKLVRRLGAGALVLASAQILLNWGWNGRPMLESLLSGIALAMAILPEEIPVILTVFLALGAWRISQQKVLTRRITAVEALGAITVLAVDKTGTLTTNRMAVAALQTAEAQFTPEGASDRPEELPEEFHRLVEFAMLATPGDPFDPMEKAIQHFGHQWLAGTEHVHDGREPTFEYALSGEILAMTRVFASTRPAQYLLATKGAPEAVADLCHLGTDQRAAIQRQVEAMAERGLRMLGVACGRWNAAPSGQDGAPPWPQSQHDFDFEFLGLVALADPARPEVPTALAECRRAGVRVIMMTGDHPATARAIAQQVGLSERPDVITGAEMEAMNDATLRQRLQHVDLCARLKPQHKLRLVQLLRVSGEVVAMTGDGVNDAPALKAADVGIAMGERGTDVAREAAALVLLDDSFASIVAAIRQGRRIDDNIRKAVRFVFAVHIPIIALALVPTLLHWPVLLLPVHIVLLELLIDPACSIVFEAEPEAEDLMERAPRPVADSPFAAAPLLYSVLQGLGMAAVLLAGQAWLIDQGWSHAQGRSVVFGTLVLGVMLLIWANRDLSRPAWFGFTDRNPWLWGMAAGMGLLLLAVLGIPWLRALMGLELPGRQGLAAAAVLIALCLAWLELVRTVGLRWRRNRLAPPATT; this is translated from the coding sequence ATGCCACCCCAAACCGGCCTGAGCGCCGCCGAGGCAGCGCGCCTCCTGGCCCAAGAGGGCCCGAATCTGCTGCCCGGCAGCGCACCCAAGACCACCTTCGCCATCGTTCGCGATGTGCTGACCGAGCCCATGTTCCTCATGCTGCTGGCCGCAGGCGGCATCTACCTGGCGCTAGGCGACCGCGCCGAGGCGATCTTCTTGCTCAGTTTCGTGTTCGTGGTGATTGGCATCACGCTGGTGCAGGAGCGCAAAACGCAGCGCGCACTCGAATCGCTGCGCGACCTGTCTGCCCCGCGCGCACTGGTCATCCGAGACGGACAAGAGCAGCGCATTGCCGGGCGCGACGTGGTGTGCGGCGACCTGCTGGTGCTGCATGAGGGCGACCGCATCGCCGCCGACGCACAACTACTGGAAGGCTTGCTGGAAGTGGACGAATCGCTGCTGACGGGTGAGGCAGTGCCCGTGGCCAAACTGCCTGCTGCGCAAGGCGCACAGGGCTCTGCCAGCGCGGGGGCAACGGCCGCCAGCGCCGGGCCGCCCCAAGCCAGGCCAGCCCCCTTGGAGGGCAGCGCAGCACACGAAGTGGCAAGCGTGGGGGCTATGTTGTTCGCCAGCACCGTAGTGACCCGCGGCGTGGGCGTGGCGCAGGTGCAGGCCACCGCCGCCCACACGGCCGTAGGAAGCATCGGCGCCGACCTGGCCGCTACCACCGAGGCGGTGTCCGCGTTGCAAGAGGGTTCGCGCAAACTGGTGCGCCGGCTGGGTGCAGGCGCCTTGGTGCTGGCCAGCGCTCAAATCTTGCTGAACTGGGGGTGGAATGGCCGGCCTATGCTCGAGAGCCTGCTCTCGGGCATTGCCCTGGCCATGGCCATCCTGCCCGAAGAAATCCCCGTCATCCTCACCGTGTTTCTGGCGCTGGGTGCGTGGCGTATTTCGCAGCAAAAAGTGCTGACGCGGCGCATCACCGCCGTCGAAGCGCTGGGCGCCATCACGGTGCTGGCGGTGGACAAGACCGGCACGCTCACCACCAACCGCATGGCCGTCGCAGCACTGCAGACGGCGGAAGCGCAGTTCACGCCCGAAGGCGCCAGCGACAGGCCCGAGGAATTGCCCGAGGAATTCCACCGCCTGGTCGAATTCGCCATGCTGGCCACGCCAGGCGACCCGTTCGACCCGATGGAAAAGGCCATTCAGCACTTTGGCCACCAGTGGCTGGCCGGCACCGAGCACGTACACGACGGGCGCGAGCCAACCTTTGAATACGCGCTGTCGGGCGAAATCTTGGCCATGACGCGGGTGTTTGCCAGCACCCGCCCTGCGCAATATCTTTTGGCGACCAAGGGCGCGCCCGAAGCCGTGGCCGACCTGTGCCACCTTGGCACCGACCAAAGAGCCGCCATCCAGCGCCAGGTAGAAGCCATGGCCGAGCGCGGCCTGCGCATGCTGGGGGTGGCGTGCGGGCGCTGGAACGCGGCCCCATCGGGCCAGGACGGCGCCCCGCCGTGGCCGCAGAGCCAGCACGATTTCGACTTTGAATTCCTGGGCCTGGTCGCACTGGCCGACCCAGCGCGCCCCGAAGTGCCCACCGCCCTGGCCGAATGCCGGCGCGCCGGCGTGCGCGTGATCATGATGACGGGCGACCACCCCGCCACGGCCCGTGCCATCGCGCAGCAGGTGGGACTGTCGGAGCGCCCCGACGTCATCACCGGCGCCGAGATGGAGGCCATGAACGATGCCACCCTGCGCCAGCGCCTGCAACATGTGGACCTGTGCGCACGCCTCAAGCCCCAGCACAAGCTGCGCCTGGTGCAACTGCTGCGCGTCTCGGGCGAGGTGGTCGCCATGACGGGCGACGGTGTGAACGACGCCCCCGCCCTCAAGGCCGCCGACGTGGGCATCGCCATGGGCGAGCGCGGCACCGACGTAGCGCGCGAAGCCGCCGCACTGGTGCTGCTGGACGACAGTTTTGCCAGCATCGTGGCCGCCATCCGACAGGGTCGGCGCATTGACGACAACATCCGCAAGGCGGTGCGCTTCGTGTTCGCCGTGCATATTCCCATCATCGCCTTGGCGCTGGTGCCCACGCTGCTGCACTGGCCGGTGCTGCTGCTGCCGGTGCACATTGTGCTGCTGGAGCTGCTGATCGACCCGGCCTGCTCCATCGTTTTCGAGGCTGAGCCCGAGGCCGAGGACCTGATGGAGCGCGCGCCGCGCCCGGTGGCTGATTCGCCGTTTGCAGCCGCGCCGCTGCTCTACTCGGTATTGCAGGGCCTCGGCATGGCGGCTGTTCTGCTGGCCGGGCAGGCCTGGCTGATCGACCAGGGCTGGAGCCATGCACAAGGTCGCAGCGTGGTGTTTGGCACGCTGGTGCTGGGCGTGATGCTGCTCATCTGGGCCAACCGTGACCTCTCGCGCCCTGCCTGGTTTGGCTTCACCGACCGCAACCCCTGGCTGTGGGGCATGGCCGCCGGCATGGGCTTGCTGCTGCTGGCCGTGCTGGGCATCCCGTGGCTGCGCGCACTCATGGGGCTGGAGCTACCCGGCCGCCAGGGCCTGGCCGCGGCCGCCGTGCTGATCGCGCTGTGCCTGGCCTGGCTGGAGCTGGTGCGCACCGTGGGCCTGCGCTGGCGCCGCAACCGGCTCGCACCGCCCGCCACCACCTGA
- a CDS encoding dipeptide ABC transporter ATP-binding protein, which produces MTTAWGSPLLQVRGLRVRFGAKEVVRDVCFDISPGEKFALVGESGSGKTITALSLLRLASDAVLQGSAVFKGRDLLALSEREMRGVRGGDIAMIFQEPMTALNPLMTVGRQISEVLELKQALSQAQSWQSAIELLASTGIPEPERRAAAFPHQLSGGQRQRAMIAMALASRPALLLADEPTTALDVTLRGQILDLLADLQRQTGMAVLLITHDLNLVRRFADRVAVMEQGVLVEQGVVTDVFANPQHAYTRRLIASQPQRDVVEEEPDAHAQAVLRAHNLRVVYPTPLPGVRGWFKKGEFIAVDGADMCLLPGRTLGVVGESGSGKSTLAQALLGLLPHQGSVEVAGSAWQAPAARNTQHNQRLRQQIQVVFQDPFSSLSPRLTVEEIVGEGLRVHAPGLPAADLRQRVEAALHEVGLSEDQFPGLLARYPHEFSGGQRQRLAIARALIVQPQVLVLDEPTSALDVTIQQQVLVLLQRLQREKGLSYVLITHDVDVIRAMAHQVLVMKDGEIVENGPVAQVLDAPRHPYTQRLVAAAGVADANF; this is translated from the coding sequence ATGACGACAGCATGGGGTAGCCCTCTGCTGCAAGTGCGTGGTCTGCGCGTGCGTTTTGGCGCGAAAGAAGTCGTTCGGGATGTTTGCTTCGACATCTCGCCAGGCGAAAAATTCGCACTGGTGGGCGAGTCGGGTTCGGGCAAAACCATTACAGCGCTCAGCCTGCTGCGCTTGGCGAGCGATGCCGTCTTGCAAGGCAGTGCCGTGTTCAAGGGCCGCGACCTGCTGGCGCTTTCTGAGCGCGAAATGCGCGGCGTGCGCGGCGGCGACATCGCCATGATTTTCCAGGAACCCATGACGGCGCTCAACCCGCTGATGACCGTGGGCCGACAAATCAGTGAAGTGCTGGAGCTGAAACAGGCGCTGTCGCAGGCACAGTCTTGGCAGTCCGCGATTGAATTGCTGGCAAGCACCGGCATCCCCGAGCCCGAGCGGCGGGCCGCGGCCTTCCCGCACCAGCTCTCGGGCGGGCAACGCCAGCGCGCCATGATTGCCATGGCCCTGGCCAGCCGACCGGCGCTGCTGCTGGCCGATGAACCCACTACTGCGCTCGACGTCACGCTGCGCGGCCAAATTCTCGACCTGCTGGCCGACCTGCAGCGCCAGACGGGCATGGCCGTGCTGCTCATCACGCACGACCTCAACCTGGTGCGCCGTTTTGCCGACCGCGTGGCGGTGATGGAGCAGGGCGTTTTGGTGGAACAGGGGGTGGTGACCGATGTATTCGCAAACCCCCAACACGCCTACACGCGCCGCCTGATTGCCAGCCAGCCCCAGCGCGACGTGGTCGAAGAGGAGCCCGATGCGCACGCACAGGCTGTGCTGCGTGCGCACAACCTGCGCGTTGTTTATCCAACGCCTTTGCCGGGCGTGCGCGGGTGGTTCAAGAAAGGCGAGTTCATTGCTGTGGACGGAGCCGACATGTGCCTGCTCCCTGGTCGCACGCTGGGTGTGGTGGGTGAATCGGGCTCGGGCAAGTCCACGCTCGCGCAGGCATTGCTGGGCCTGCTGCCGCACCAAGGCAGCGTGGAAGTGGCCGGAAGCGCCTGGCAGGCGCCAGCAGCGCGCAATACCCAGCACAACCAGCGCCTTCGCCAGCAGATCCAGGTGGTCTTCCAAGACCCGTTCTCGTCGCTCTCTCCACGCCTCACGGTGGAAGAAATTGTCGGCGAGGGTTTGCGTGTGCATGCGCCCGGTTTGCCTGCGGCCGACTTGCGCCAGCGGGTCGAAGCGGCGCTGCATGAGGTGGGTTTGAGCGAAGACCAGTTCCCCGGCCTGCTGGCGCGCTACCCGCACGAATTCTCGGGCGGCCAGCGCCAGCGCCTGGCCATTGCGCGCGCGCTCATCGTGCAGCCCCAGGTGCTGGTGCTCGACGAGCCGACCAGCGCGCTCGATGTCACCATCCAGCAGCAGGTGCTGGTCTTGCTGCAACGGCTGCAGCGTGAAAAGGGCCTGAGCTACGTGCTCATCACCCATGACGTGGATGTGATCCGCGCCATGGCGCACCAGGTCCTGGTGATGAAAGACGGTGAAATCGTTGAAAACGGCCCGGTGGCACAGGTGCTCGATGCGCCGCGCCACCCTTACACCCAGCGACTGGTGGCTGCTGCTGGCGTGGCTGATGCGAATTTTTAG